The following proteins come from a genomic window of Hoplias malabaricus isolate fHopMal1 chromosome 15, fHopMal1.hap1, whole genome shotgun sequence:
- the LOC136667953 gene encoding legumain-like: MEPQDCVASPDVPVVILQKKIQSAKSPEDKAKFEKQLDDLTQARELVKASMRQIVEKCTDSPEQAQKVFNGKSSAYNSIEYKEVVEYLKAKALNWHDPKYQTALQQLYLFANLLEEKVPVERIKAAIDEVSAGLKAK; this comes from the exons ATGGAACCTCAAGATTGTGTTGCCAGCCCAGACGTCCCTGTGGtgattttacagaaaaagatCCAATCCGCAAAAAGCCCAGAGGACAAAGCAAAATTTGAGAAGCAACTGGATGATCTCACACAG GCAAGAGAATTAGTCAAAGCCTCCATGCGCCAAATTGTGGAAAAGTGCACAGATTCTCCTGAACAGGCTCAAAAAGTATTTAATGGCAAAAGCTCTGCCTACAACAGCATAGAATATAAAGAGGTGGTTGAGTACTTAAAAGCCAAGGCTTTAAACTGGCATGATCCTAAG taTCAAACTGCACTTCAACAGCTGTACCTCTTTGCAAACCTACTAGAAGAGAAGGTTCCAGTGGAACG tATTAAGGCTGCAATTGATGAAGTGAGCGCGGGCCTGAAAGCAAAATAG